A window of Elusimicrobiota bacterium contains these coding sequences:
- a CDS encoding YgeY family selenium metabolism-linked hydrolase, which yields MDNHSQNCLKFLQKMVSTPSLTKHEQIISKIVAAEMKKLNYDSVKIDKLGSVVGRIGNGKKKIVYDAHTDTVGVADLKHWKTNPFKAVLKNGIIYGRGACDDKGCVAAMVYAGALIKKQGLLGDFTLYVSASVREESADHSGIGYLIRNLGFKPDCVIIGEPSNLKVVRGHKGRAEMKVTVNGKSCHASVPEKGDNAIYKTLPFIKQIELLNKNYKVISELGKPVISVTQIETKSASTNTIPDNCSFYIDRRPVESETETSVLNEIRKIFGKNAKVEYLKKYSSAFILPKEHKLVQSSVLAYKKAYNKNPNVVLWPFCTNGSFTMGEEKIPTIGFGPGEEKYCHVPNEQIRTSDVLESIKFYSLFPLMFSKR from the coding sequence ATGGATAATCACAGTCAAAATTGTTTAAAATTTTTACAAAAGATGGTTTCTACGCCAAGTTTAACAAAACATGAACAAATAATTTCCAAAATTGTTGCTGCAGAAATGAAGAAACTCAATTATGATTCTGTAAAGATTGATAAATTAGGAAGTGTTGTCGGCAGAATCGGTAACGGCAAAAAGAAAATCGTTTATGATGCCCATACCGATACTGTAGGTGTTGCTGATTTAAAACATTGGAAGACAAACCCGTTTAAAGCTGTTCTTAAAAACGGGATTATTTACGGTCGCGGTGCTTGTGACGATAAAGGTTGTGTTGCCGCGATGGTTTATGCAGGTGCTTTAATAAAGAAACAGGGATTATTAGGCGATTTTACGCTCTATGTTTCAGCATCTGTACGGGAAGAAAGTGCAGACCATTCCGGGATAGGTTATCTTATCAGAAACCTGGGATTTAAGCCCGATTGTGTAATAATAGGAGAACCATCAAATTTAAAAGTTGTCAGAGGACATAAAGGCAGGGCGGAAATGAAAGTTACGGTTAACGGTAAATCGTGTCATGCAAGTGTTCCGGAAAAAGGTGATAATGCTATTTATAAAACACTTCCTTTCATAAAACAAATTGAATTGCTTAATAAAAATTACAAAGTAATTTCCGAATTAGGCAAACCAGTAATAAGTGTTACCCAGATTGAGACAAAAAGCGCCTCTACAAACACCATTCCTGATAATTGTTCTTTTTATATTGATAGGAGACCGGTTGAATCTGAAACAGAAACCAGTGTCCTTAATGAAATAAGAAAAATATTCGGTAAAAATGCCAAAGTAGAATATCTTAAAAAATATTCCAGTGCATTTATTTTGCCAAAAGAACACAAACTTGTCCAATCATCAGTTTTAGCTTACAAAAAAGCATATAACAAAAACCCGAACGTAGTTCTTTGGCCATTCTGCACAAACGGTTCGTTTACAATGGGCGAAGAAAAGATTCCAACAATCGGTTTCGGTCCCGGTGAAGAAAAGTACTGCCATGTCCCAAACGAACAAATCCGCACCAGCGATGTCCTAGAATCAATAAAATTCTATTCACTTTTCCCGTTAATGTTTTCTAAAAGATAA
- a CDS encoding Fe-S-containing hydro-lyase, which translates to MQKVKIPLTEDILKKLKAGNEILLSGIIYTARDAAHRRLMLSLKKPPFNLENVIIYYTGPTPTKPGKIIGSCGPTTAYRMDKYTPKMLEYGVKATIGKGRRSKDVISAMKKYKAVYFATTGGAGALLSKYVKKSEVVAFPDLGCEAIFKLQVEDFPVIVINDIYGNDLYNKTVRSPRSNVRCRKQEARIKTKTSNVRGQ; encoded by the coding sequence ATGCAAAAAGTTAAAATACCTTTAACAGAAGACATCTTAAAAAAACTTAAAGCCGGTAACGAGATTTTATTAAGCGGCATTATTTATACCGCCAGGGATGCCGCGCATAGACGGTTGATGCTAAGTTTAAAAAAACCTCCTTTTAATCTGGAAAATGTTATAATTTATTATACAGGACCCACACCAACAAAACCCGGTAAAATTATCGGCAGCTGCGGGCCCACCACGGCTTACAGGATGGATAAATACACGCCAAAGATGTTGGAATACGGTGTCAAGGCGACTATTGGTAAAGGCAGGCGTTCAAAAGATGTTATTAGTGCAATGAAAAAGTATAAAGCTGTGTATTTTGCCACGACCGGCGGTGCCGGTGCATTGCTTTCCAAATATGTAAAAAAATCAGAAGTTGTCGCCTTCCCTGATTTAGGCTGTGAAGCCATTTTCAAGTTACAAGTAGAAGATTTCCCGGTCATAGTAATAAACGATATATATGGGAATGATTTGTATAATAAGACAGTCCGAAGTCCGAGGTCCAATGTCCGATGTCGGAAGCAAGAAGCAAGAATTAAGACAAAGACGTCCAATGTCCGAGGTCAATAA
- a CDS encoding PDDEXK nuclease domain-containing protein yields MKKKGDILILDKNYVSFLNEIKQKITFARVQASRQLNKELIKLYWDLGKTIIERQKQYGWGHGIVEKLASDLKNEFPNLQGYSSRNLWDMRRFYDTYRESSILRQLVAEIPWGHNLMILNKISNMKEREYYIKASSDMGWSRNVLLNQINADAYGLSAKIPKQHNFPKTLSVHLSEQADESLKSVYNLDFLGITKPVLERELEKRLTEKIKHFLLELGSGFSFIGNQYRLELDGTEYFVDLLFFNRRIKCLIAVELKTGKFQPEYAGKMDFYLNLLNEQTRLKDENPPIGIILCADKSNITVEYALRSVKNPIGVSQYHLTTKLPAELKKILPSEKEMKNRLLEEIK; encoded by the coding sequence ATGAAGAAAAAAGGAGATATTTTGATTCTTGATAAAAATTATGTTTCATTCTTAAACGAAATTAAACAGAAAATCACCTTTGCGAGAGTGCAGGCAAGCCGGCAGTTAAACAAAGAATTAATAAAATTGTACTGGGACCTCGGGAAAACAATTATTGAGAGACAAAAACAATATGGATGGGGACACGGTATTGTTGAAAAATTAGCTAGTGATTTAAAAAATGAATTTCCTAATTTACAGGGATACTCAAGTCGTAATCTATGGGATATGAGAAGATTTTATGATACATACAGGGAATCATCAATTCTGCGACAGCTTGTCGCAGAAATACCATGGGGACATAATTTGATGATTTTAAACAAAATATCCAACATGAAAGAAAGAGAATATTACATTAAAGCATCATCGGACATGGGTTGGTCCAGGAATGTTCTTCTTAACCAAATAAATGCGGATGCATATGGATTATCGGCAAAAATTCCAAAACAACATAACTTCCCAAAAACTTTATCGGTTCATCTTTCGGAACAGGCGGACGAATCACTGAAAAGTGTTTACAATTTAGATTTTCTCGGCATAACAAAACCGGTTTTGGAAAGGGAACTTGAAAAACGACTTACTGAAAAAATTAAACACTTTCTACTTGAACTTGGTTCGGGATTTTCATTCATCGGCAATCAGTATCGGCTTGAATTAGATGGCACTGAATATTTTGTTGATTTATTGTTTTTTAACCGCAGAATTAAATGTCTCATTGCCGTAGAACTTAAGACAGGCAAATTTCAGCCAGAGTATGCCGGGAAAATGGATTTTTACCTCAATCTATTAAATGAACAGACACGATTAAAAGATGAAAACCCGCCAATAGGTATTATTTTATGTGCTGATAAAAGCAATATAACCGTTGAATATGCTTTAAGAAGCGTTAAAAATCCTATAGGAGTATCGCAGTATCATTTAACGACAAAACTTCCCGCGGAACTTAAAAAAATATTACCTTCAGAAAAAGAAATGAAGAATCGGCTTTTAGAAGAAATTAAGTAA
- a CDS encoding endonuclease — translation MNAKKLYKKLFKYFGPQGWWPIGGVYNPQKKSFSQKEKFEIMVGAILTQNTAWNNVEKALSNLRKEKYLDLEKISKTNLKKLQSLIKPSGFYKQKSVRLKNFAKYVLSPSPNTPQLAAGIKGRRTPTSSFVIDKTVGGGTLIPRGNSFTRFLSISREELLSLNGVGPETADSILLYALNKPYFVVDAYTKRFINRFGIFKGDKYEEIQSFFEKNIPQSTEVYKEYHALIVALAKNFCKKRPECENCPVMVDCKKM, via the coding sequence ATGAATGCGAAAAAATTATACAAAAAACTGTTTAAATATTTTGGTCCGCAGGGCTGGTGGCCTATTGGCGGTGTCTATAATCCTCAGAAAAAGTCTTTTTCCCAAAAAGAGAAATTTGAAATAATGGTCGGAGCAATACTCACCCAAAATACCGCGTGGAATAATGTTGAAAAAGCTCTTTCGAATTTAAGAAAAGAAAAATATTTAGACCTTGAGAAAATTTCCAAAACAAATTTAAAAAAACTGCAATCTTTAATAAAACCATCAGGTTTTTATAAACAAAAATCAGTCCGGCTTAAAAATTTTGCGAAATATGTTCTTTCTCCTTCACCAAATACCCCGCAGCTTGCTGCGGGGATAAAGGGGAGAAGAACCCCCACGTCTAGTTTTGTCATAGACAAAACTGTGGGGGGTGGTACTTTGATACCGCGAGGAAATTCATTTACCCGATTTTTAAGTATTTCACGAGAAGAATTACTTTCACTTAATGGAGTGGGACCGGAAACAGCAGATTCAATTCTTCTGTATGCGCTTAATAAGCCGTATTTTGTAGTGGATGCTTATACAAAAAGGTTTATAAATCGTTTCGGTATATTTAAAGGCGATAAATATGAAGAAATCCAAAGTTTTTTTGAAAAAAACATTCCACAAAGTACAGAAGTATACAAAGAATACCACGCTTTGATTGTTGCGCTTGCAAAGAATTTTTGTAAAAAGCGACCGGAGTGTGAAAATTGTCCGGTGATGGTAGATTGTAAAAAAATGTGA
- the argF gene encoding ornithine carbamoyltransferase — protein sequence MKAKHLISITDLEKADILEIFKVADYLKNKQKQKKRYIPLLGQTLAMIFAKPSTRTRVSFETGMFQLGGIAIFLRGKELQMGRGETIADTARILSSYVDGIMIRTYEHKDLLEFAKYSAVPIINGLTDLEHPCQVLSDVYTIIEQKLNVRKSAFKTGDLAKLKVVFIGDGNNVLNSLMLLCAKLCMNFTVITPSGYEPKKDVTNNAIDISVKSGAKIVISNNPEDVKDADVIYTDVWTSMGQESERDKRLAVFKPYQVNKVLLSKAKADCLIMHCLPAHRGEEITEEVIEGKNSIVFHQAENRLHVQKAIMVLLMK from the coding sequence ATGAAAGCCAAGCATTTAATTTCAATTACTGACTTAGAGAAAGCGGATATTCTTGAAATTTTTAAGGTTGCAGATTACCTTAAAAACAAACAAAAGCAGAAAAAGAGATATATTCCGCTTCTTGGTCAGACTCTTGCAATGATTTTTGCAAAACCATCCACAAGAACAAGGGTTTCTTTTGAAACCGGCATGTTTCAATTGGGTGGAATTGCGATTTTTCTAAGAGGAAAAGAACTGCAAATGGGCAGGGGTGAAACTATTGCCGATACTGCAAGAATACTTTCCAGTTATGTTGACGGGATTATGATAAGAACTTACGAACATAAAGACCTTCTTGAATTCGCTAAATATTCGGCAGTACCTATAATAAACGGTTTAACAGATTTAGAACATCCTTGCCAGGTTTTAAGCGATGTTTATACTATAATAGAGCAGAAATTGAATGTCAGGAAGTCTGCATTTAAAACAGGGGATTTGGCAAAGCTTAAAGTTGTGTTTATAGGTGACGGCAATAATGTATTAAATTCGTTAATGCTTTTATGTGCTAAACTTTGCATGAATTTTACTGTGATAACGCCTTCCGGTTACGAACCCAAGAAAGACGTTACCAATAATGCTATTGATATTTCTGTAAAATCCGGTGCTAAAATTGTAATTTCCAATAATCCGGAAGATGTAAAAGATGCAGATGTTATTTATACTGATGTTTGGACTTCCATGGGGCAGGAAAGCGAGAGAGATAAGCGGTTAGCTGTTTTTAAGCCATATCAGGTAAATAAGGTGTTATTATCAAAAGCGAAAGCCGATTGTCTTATTATGCATTGTCTTCCAGCGCACAGGGGTGAAGAAATAACAGAAGAAGTTATTGAAGGTAAGAATTCCATTGTGTTTCACCAGGCAGAAAATAGGCTCCATGTCCAGAAAGCTATAATGGTTTTATTGATGAAGTAA